In one Oryza glaberrima chromosome 2, OglaRS2, whole genome shotgun sequence genomic region, the following are encoded:
- the LOC127761169 gene encoding uncharacterized protein LOC127761169 isoform X2 yields MAAMLLRLHPCPLLFPPPPPHPHLRRQLAVYSIPKSSFRSGAAAARARNPPRLAAVGGAERRRVGDDYDEEEEDLGQALERTRQLVECAMFASVAGLAYFLSNSLAIENYFSCFFPLPIVISSLRWGLEAGRKTAVATVLLLFTLSGPVKASTYLLMHGVVGLAMGTMWRLETNWIVSIILCSIITVNIHASLTYILAAAGVNTIPSMDAIYVLFGTLLLLNCGFFIFLLHIMYTIFLTKLGIKPSLRSPRWLDKAI; encoded by the exons ATGGCGGCTATGCTTCTTCGCCTTCATCCCTGCCCTCTCCTctttccgccgccgccaccgcacccACATCTCCGCCGCCAGCTGGCCGTCTATTCGATCCCGAAATCCTCCTTCcgatccggcgccgccgcggctcgaGCTAGAAACCCTCCGCGTCTGGCCGCCGTCGGTGGAGCCGAGCGACGGCGCGTGGGTGACGATTatgatgaagaggaagaggacTTGGGACAGGCTCTCGAGAGAACGCGGCAACTTGTCGAGTGCGCGATGTTCGCATCCGTCGCTGGCCTCGCGTACTTCCTCAGCAACTCCCTCGCCATCGAG AATTACTTTAGCTGCTTTTTTCCATTGCCGATTGTTATCTCCTCCTTAAGATGGGGACTAGAAGCTGGCAGGAAAACTGCG GTGGCTACTGTTTTACTGCTATTCACATTGTCTGGCCCTGTAAAAGCATCAACTTATCTG CTCATGCATGGAGTAGTAGGTCTGGCCATGGGTACTATGTGGAG GTTGGAGACCAACTGGATTGTTTCCATCATACTCTGCTCAATT ATAACAGTCAATATACATGCTTCCCTGACATACATTCTGGCGGCAGCTGGGGTGAACACGATTCCTTCCATGGATGCAATTTATGTACTCTTTGGAACGCTG CTTCTACTCAACTGTGGATTCTTTATCTTCCTACTACATATAATGTATACAATATTCCTGACTAAGCTCGGAATAAAGCCTTCATTGAGATCTCCAAGATGGCTGGACAAAGCAATTTGA
- the LOC127761169 gene encoding uncharacterized protein LOC127761169 isoform X1, with translation MAAMLLRLHPCPLLFPPPPPHPHLRRQLAVYSIPKSSFRSGAAAARARNPPRLAAVGGAERRRVGDDYDEEEEDLGQALERTRQLVECAMFASVAGLAYFLSNSLAIENYFSCFFPLPIVISSLRWGLEAGRKTAVATVLLLFTLSGPVKASTYLLMHGVVGLAMGTMWRLETNWIVSIILCSITRALGACGYVLLSSFLIRENILGLITVNIHASLTYILAAAGVNTIPSMDAIYVLFGTLLLLNCGFFIFLLHIMYTIFLTKLGIKPSLRSPRWLDKAI, from the exons ATGGCGGCTATGCTTCTTCGCCTTCATCCCTGCCCTCTCCTctttccgccgccgccaccgcacccACATCTCCGCCGCCAGCTGGCCGTCTATTCGATCCCGAAATCCTCCTTCcgatccggcgccgccgcggctcgaGCTAGAAACCCTCCGCGTCTGGCCGCCGTCGGTGGAGCCGAGCGACGGCGCGTGGGTGACGATTatgatgaagaggaagaggacTTGGGACAGGCTCTCGAGAGAACGCGGCAACTTGTCGAGTGCGCGATGTTCGCATCCGTCGCTGGCCTCGCGTACTTCCTCAGCAACTCCCTCGCCATCGAG AATTACTTTAGCTGCTTTTTTCCATTGCCGATTGTTATCTCCTCCTTAAGATGGGGACTAGAAGCTGGCAGGAAAACTGCG GTGGCTACTGTTTTACTGCTATTCACATTGTCTGGCCCTGTAAAAGCATCAACTTATCTG CTCATGCATGGAGTAGTAGGTCTGGCCATGGGTACTATGTGGAG GTTGGAGACCAACTGGATTGTTTCCATCATACTCTGCTCAATT ACCCGGGCTCTAGGGGCTTGTGGGTACGTTTTATTGTCGTCATTTCTGATAAGAGAGAATATTCTTGGATTG ATAACAGTCAATATACATGCTTCCCTGACATACATTCTGGCGGCAGCTGGGGTGAACACGATTCCTTCCATGGATGCAATTTATGTACTCTTTGGAACGCTG CTTCTACTCAACTGTGGATTCTTTATCTTCCTACTACATATAATGTATACAATATTCCTGACTAAGCTCGGAATAAAGCCTTCATTGAGATCTCCAAGATGGCTGGACAAAGCAATTTGA
- the LOC127761169 gene encoding uncharacterized protein LOC127761169 isoform X3, giving the protein MAAMLLRLHPCPLLFPPPPPHPHLRRQLAVYSIPKSSFRSGAAAARARNPPRLAAVGGAERRRVGDDYDEEEEDLGQALERTRQLVECAMFASVAGLAYFLSNSLAIENYFSCFFPLPIVISSLRWGLEAGRKTAVATVLLLFTLSGPVKASTYLLMHGVVGLAMGTMWRLETNWIVSIILCSITRALGACGNFCSISDNSQYTCFPDIHSGGSWGEHDSFHGCNLCTLWNAASTQLWILYLPTTYNVYNIPD; this is encoded by the exons ATGGCGGCTATGCTTCTTCGCCTTCATCCCTGCCCTCTCCTctttccgccgccgccaccgcacccACATCTCCGCCGCCAGCTGGCCGTCTATTCGATCCCGAAATCCTCCTTCcgatccggcgccgccgcggctcgaGCTAGAAACCCTCCGCGTCTGGCCGCCGTCGGTGGAGCCGAGCGACGGCGCGTGGGTGACGATTatgatgaagaggaagaggacTTGGGACAGGCTCTCGAGAGAACGCGGCAACTTGTCGAGTGCGCGATGTTCGCATCCGTCGCTGGCCTCGCGTACTTCCTCAGCAACTCCCTCGCCATCGAG AATTACTTTAGCTGCTTTTTTCCATTGCCGATTGTTATCTCCTCCTTAAGATGGGGACTAGAAGCTGGCAGGAAAACTGCG GTGGCTACTGTTTTACTGCTATTCACATTGTCTGGCCCTGTAAAAGCATCAACTTATCTG CTCATGCATGGAGTAGTAGGTCTGGCCATGGGTACTATGTGGAG GTTGGAGACCAACTGGATTGTTTCCATCATACTCTGCTCAATT ACCCGGGCTCTAGGGGCTTGTGG TAACTTTTGCTCAATTTCAGATAACAGTCAATATACATGCTTCCCTGACATACATTCTGGCGGCAGCTGGGGTGAACACGATTCCTTCCATGGATGCAATTTATGTACTCTTTGGAACGCTG CTTCTACTCAACTGTGGATTCTTTATCTTCCTACTACATATAATGTATACAATATTCCTGACTAA